The following are encoded in a window of Candidatus Zixiibacteriota bacterium genomic DNA:
- a CDS encoding DNA-directed RNA polymerase subunit alpha: MKWKPLTMPKEVAKETSSETPFFTKFVFEPLERGFGTTIGNALRRVLLSSIHGSAVTAVRIDGVLHEFGTIEGVYEDVTDIILNIKRLWLRLDADEAKTMTLHVNKAGKYSAGDIETGPDIAIMNPDLHIVELTKDIDMKIEMDVDTGRGYILAEGNRRLDAPVGTIWVDSLFSPVIKVNYSVENTRVGQSTDYDRLMMDITTNGVITPEDALGYAAKILKDHLIPMINIDEEIVIEEEEEEDEETIRIRQLLNTRVDELELSVRSSNCLRAANIQTLADLVRKTESEMLKYRNFGRKSLTELNSILDELGLSFGMDVEKYFENQKDK, translated from the coding sequence ATGAAATGGAAACCCTTGACAATGCCAAAGGAAGTGGCCAAGGAGACATCATCCGAAACTCCTTTTTTCACCAAGTTCGTATTCGAACCGCTCGAACGCGGTTTCGGAACTACCATAGGTAATGCCCTCCGGAGAGTGCTGTTGTCTTCGATCCACGGCTCCGCGGTTACCGCGGTCAGGATCGACGGCGTTTTGCATGAGTTCGGTACGATAGAGGGGGTATATGAGGATGTCACTGATATTATTCTCAATATCAAACGGCTCTGGCTGAGGCTGGATGCCGATGAGGCCAAGACGATGACATTGCATGTCAACAAGGCCGGGAAATATTCTGCGGGTGATATCGAGACCGGCCCGGATATCGCCATCATGAATCCGGACCTGCATATAGTTGAATTGACCAAAGACATCGATATGAAGATCGAAATGGATGTCGACACCGGCCGTGGGTATATCCTGGCCGAGGGCAATCGCCGTCTCGATGCTCCGGTTGGAACGATCTGGGTCGATTCACTCTTTTCACCGGTCATCAAAGTCAATTACTCTGTCGAGAACACGCGTGTCGGGCAGAGTACCGATTATGACCGCTTGATGATGGATATTACTACAAACGGCGTGATCACCCCCGAGGATGCGCTCGGTTATGCCGCCAAGATCCTGAAAGATCACCTGATCCCGATGATCAATATCGACGAGGAGATCGTGATCGAAGAGGAAGAGGAAGAAGACGAGGAAACTATCCGTATCCGGCAACTTCTCAATACTCGCGTAGATGAGCTGGAGCTTTCGGTCAGATCCTCTAACTGCCTGCGGGCGGCCAATATTCAGACTCTGGCCGACCTGGTGCGCAAAACCGAGTCGGAAATGCTCAAGTATCGCAATTTCGGACGTAAGTCTCTGACCGAGTTGAATTCGATTCTGGATGAACTGGGTTTGTCATTTGGTATGGATGTAGAAAAATATTTTGAGAACCAGAAAGATAAGTAA
- the rplQ gene encoding 50S ribosomal protein L17 — protein MRHGKKIHRLSRPAEHRRALLNNLASALIANKQIQTTEAKAKALKPYMDRLIATAMKNTLQAKRLVGQRLANKMAVRELLTGVVPKLEGRNSGFTRILHYGTRRGDGARLSVIQLLLEEDVTEKKKKTKKKPARKTASKSKKDTKAETKPEEESKVEAERAEASEAQAEQAQADKDSEKTEAGASAEQETPKEPETEAKDEQAQEETAEEKPADEAGEDEKKKE, from the coding sequence ATGAGACACGGTAAAAAAATACACAGACTCAGCAGACCCGCCGAACATCGCCGGGCGCTTTTAAACAACCTGGCTTCGGCTTTAATTGCAAATAAGCAGATTCAGACTACGGAAGCCAAGGCCAAGGCTTTGAAACCCTACATGGATCGCCTGATTGCGACCGCTATGAAGAATACCCTGCAGGCCAAGCGCCTGGTGGGACAAAGACTGGCCAACAAAATGGCAGTCAGGGAGCTCCTGACCGGTGTAGTGCCAAAGCTCGAAGGACGTAATTCCGGTTTTACGAGGATCCTGCATTACGGCACCCGCAGGGGCGACGGAGCTCGTTTGTCGGTGATTCAACTTCTGCTCGAAGAGGATGTTACTGAGAAGAAGAAAAAGACGAAAAAGAAACCGGCACGAAAAACCGCTTCCAAGTCAAAGAAAGACACAAAGGCTGAAACAAAACCTGAAGAGGAATCCAAAGTAGAAGCTGAACGTGCAGAAGCCTCTGAAGCACAGGCTGAGCAGGCCCAGGCAGATAAAGACAGCGAAAAAACGGAAGCCGGTGCCTCCGCTGAACAGGAAACTCCAAAAGAGCCTGAAACTGAAGCGAAAGATGAACAGGCTCAAGAAGAAACCGCTGAAGAAAAGCCTGCCGATGAAGCTGGTGAAGACGAAAAGAAGAAAGAGTAA